In the genome of Candidatus Eremiobacteraceae bacterium, one region contains:
- a CDS encoding GNAT family N-acetyltransferase has product MPGRPRSRAWYDGVVSAGEALVATLEDKFAGFAIHHRNFFERDFLSLLVVEPMCRRRGVASALLAAVEARCDNRELFTSTNRSNAVMLAALARWGFISSGRIDNIDPGDPELVFLKRF; this is encoded by the coding sequence GTGCCCGGGAGACCTCGTAGCCGCGCTTGGTACGACGGTGTGGTGAGCGCGGGTGAAGCACTTGTCGCGACGCTCGAGGACAAGTTCGCCGGCTTTGCGATCCATCACCGGAACTTTTTCGAGCGCGATTTCCTCTCGCTCTTGGTCGTCGAGCCGATGTGCCGGCGGCGCGGCGTGGCATCGGCGCTGCTGGCGGCCGTCGAAGCGCGCTGCGACAACCGGGAGCTGTTCACGTCGACCAACCGGTCAAATGCGGTGATGCTTGCGGCGCTTGCGCGGTGGGGATTTATTTCGTCAGGACGGATCGACAATATCGACCCGGGCGACCCCGAGCTTGTGTTCTTGAAACGCTTTTAG
- a CDS encoding zinc-dependent metalloprotease translates to MRFLVQTALVVAGVCSLMLCDAPSRSLALPTPIPTASPSSSPAVAVTASPSAAPSSIPTAIPTPADEGQMSFDRFSDGATPQPGLFTVWRKHGRVYLELAPSQLDRTFMVAPILASGLGEGLFSGIDFDTILVQFHRVGDEILIEAQNPFGKAREGSPQQRAVALSYPPSVLDAQAVTAVDRRTGGIVFSADLFLSDLEDLSDGINGPAGPGGSPVRYRLDPRLTYFGPSKSFPRNIDLEADLTFTSSTPGPIDTVPDARSLFVRLSYSVTDLPDDGYRPRLADDRVGYFVTARRQYDDPNGPTSFVRYINRWNLQKTNPSARVSPAKNPIVYYIANDVPLEYRAPIRNALLTWNRAFAAIGITDAVEVRQQPDDPSWDPDDIRYSVVRWVVSPGAAFAYGPSLVNPLTGEIFRADIVIDGNLVRSGADTYENFVDPNHVAAQLTDSACSAQECDYGQGEQQQLAWGELALGLDGRFGASGIAPSSFTSAFVQSIVLHESGHNLGLRHNFESSTIYPLARLHDSKFTAAHGLVGSVMEYTPLNLSPHGQPQGAYFQTTLGPADYFSIKYGYQPLAGRSPDDERPALNAIASKATAHDLIYATDEDNQWSDGFATDPRVGTFDLGADPLAFVQNQLTIDQRLFRTLTQRLPREGESYESTRYGMLVAMNNWFRTAAYATHFIGGEYFTRNHRGDPNAKPPFVPVARSDERRAFGMLTQYVFADDAFTYPPALLQRLGSDRFSHWQSDPNASGRLDLPVDEFAQAYQSILLRQMWQPTVLARLDGIQAVASSQDQTMSLADLFDWTDDAVWGDLGTAGLHDVPAVHRALQHHYSEMLVNMMLHPELGTPSDARALARHHLAWLRDRLDSTLAQRRLDEVTQANFEDIRTEIGQALNATTLSGQ, encoded by the coding sequence TTGCGGTTCTTGGTCCAAACGGCGCTTGTTGTAGCCGGCGTCTGTTCCTTGATGCTCTGCGATGCGCCGTCGCGAAGCCTTGCGTTGCCCACGCCGATTCCGACGGCGTCGCCTTCCTCGAGTCCCGCCGTTGCCGTCACGGCGAGCCCATCCGCGGCCCCAAGTTCTATTCCGACGGCGATTCCGACGCCCGCGGACGAAGGGCAGATGAGCTTCGACCGGTTCTCCGACGGCGCCACTCCCCAGCCCGGGTTGTTCACCGTCTGGCGCAAGCATGGACGCGTGTATCTCGAACTCGCGCCTTCACAACTCGACCGCACATTCATGGTCGCGCCGATTCTTGCAAGCGGACTGGGCGAAGGGCTATTTTCGGGCATCGATTTCGATACGATTCTCGTCCAATTCCATCGGGTCGGTGACGAGATTCTCATCGAAGCGCAAAATCCGTTCGGCAAGGCGCGCGAAGGAAGTCCGCAACAGCGCGCAGTGGCTCTCTCCTATCCCCCATCGGTGCTCGATGCTCAGGCGGTCACCGCCGTTGACCGGCGCACGGGCGGCATCGTCTTCTCCGCTGATCTGTTTCTCTCCGACCTCGAAGACTTGAGCGATGGGATCAACGGACCGGCCGGGCCCGGAGGTTCGCCCGTCCGCTACCGCCTCGATCCTCGCCTGACCTATTTCGGACCCTCGAAATCTTTTCCGCGGAACATCGACCTCGAGGCCGACTTGACGTTTACGTCGTCGACGCCGGGACCGATCGATACGGTGCCCGATGCGCGCAGTCTGTTCGTACGCCTAAGCTATAGCGTGACGGATCTGCCTGACGACGGCTATCGGCCGCGGCTAGCGGACGACCGCGTGGGCTACTTCGTCACCGCCCGCCGCCAATACGACGACCCCAATGGTCCGACGAGCTTCGTGCGCTACATCAATCGCTGGAATCTGCAGAAGACCAACCCGTCGGCTCGCGTCTCGCCGGCGAAGAATCCGATCGTCTACTACATCGCAAACGACGTACCGCTCGAATACCGGGCGCCGATCCGCAACGCACTGCTGACGTGGAATCGTGCGTTCGCGGCCATCGGCATCACCGACGCCGTGGAGGTGCGGCAGCAGCCCGACGATCCGTCCTGGGACCCCGACGACATCCGGTACTCGGTCGTTCGTTGGGTGGTCAGTCCGGGCGCAGCGTTTGCCTATGGGCCCTCGCTCGTCAACCCGCTCACCGGCGAGATCTTCAGAGCCGACATCGTGATCGACGGCAACCTCGTGCGAAGCGGCGCGGATACGTATGAGAATTTCGTCGATCCGAATCACGTCGCCGCGCAACTGACCGACAGCGCGTGTTCCGCTCAAGAGTGCGATTACGGACAAGGCGAGCAGCAGCAGCTCGCATGGGGAGAGCTTGCGCTCGGCCTCGACGGCCGCTTTGGCGCGTCCGGCATCGCGCCTTCGTCGTTCACCAGCGCGTTCGTTCAATCCATCGTGCTGCATGAGTCCGGCCACAACTTGGGTCTGCGTCACAACTTTGAGAGCTCTACGATTTATCCGCTGGCGCGGTTGCACGACTCGAAATTCACCGCCGCGCATGGCCTGGTCGGCTCGGTGATGGAATATACGCCGCTCAATCTCTCCCCGCATGGCCAGCCGCAGGGCGCTTACTTTCAGACCACGCTCGGCCCGGCCGACTACTTCAGCATCAAGTACGGCTATCAACCGCTTGCGGGCCGGTCACCGGATGACGAACGGCCGGCGCTCAACGCGATCGCCTCTAAAGCCACCGCGCACGACTTGATCTATGCCACCGACGAAGACAACCAATGGTCCGACGGCTTTGCCACCGATCCGCGCGTGGGCACGTTCGATCTCGGCGCCGATCCCCTCGCGTTCGTCCAAAATCAGCTCACCATCGACCAGCGTCTGTTTCGAACTCTTACCCAACGTCTGCCTCGTGAGGGCGAAAGTTACGAGTCGACCCGCTACGGCATGCTCGTGGCGATGAACAATTGGTTCCGTACGGCGGCGTATGCGACCCATTTCATCGGCGGCGAGTACTTCACAAGAAATCATCGCGGCGATCCGAACGCCAAACCGCCGTTCGTGCCGGTGGCGCGATCGGACGAGCGTCGCGCTTTCGGAATGTTGACGCAATACGTGTTCGCCGACGACGCCTTCACGTATCCGCCGGCGCTGCTTCAACGACTCGGTTCGGACCGGTTCAGCCACTGGCAAAGCGATCCCAATGCGAGCGGCCGGCTCGACCTGCCGGTGGACGAGTTCGCGCAAGCATATCAGTCGATATTGCTGCGCCAGATGTGGCAGCCGACCGTGCTGGCGCGCCTTGACGGTATCCAAGCGGTCGCGTCCAGTCAGGATCAGACCATGAGCCTCGCCGACCTCTTCGACTGGACGGACGACGCGGTATGGGGTGATCTCGGCACGGCAGGGCTGCATGATGTGCCGGCGGTTCATCGCGCGTTGCAACATCACTATTCAGAAATGCTCGTGAACATGATGCTGCATCCGGAACTCGGCACGCCAAGCGACGCCCGCGCCCTCGCGCGTCACCATCTCGCGTGGCTGCGCGACCGGCTCGACTCGACGCTCGCTCAACGAAGACTTGATGAAGTGACGCAGGCGAATTTCGAGGATATCCGGACGGAGATCGGGCAAGCTCTCAACGCGACGACGCTGTCAGGCCAATAG
- a CDS encoding DUF2203 domain-containing protein: MKVFRLEEASALLPVLRPLIEDLVSKRRDLAIKLLEAQTAKLMIADAGGVQRAAVQDAQAQEMQAELVELIERIQSHGCVVKDLDLGLLDFPALRGGQLVHLCWKMDEIEIGFWHGIDEGFSARKSISRRRK, encoded by the coding sequence GTGAAAGTGTTTCGCCTCGAAGAGGCGTCTGCTTTGCTGCCGGTGTTGCGACCGCTCATCGAAGACTTGGTGAGCAAGCGCCGTGACCTAGCCATAAAACTGCTGGAGGCACAGACCGCGAAGCTCATGATCGCCGATGCCGGCGGGGTGCAGCGCGCGGCGGTGCAAGATGCCCAGGCGCAGGAGATGCAGGCCGAGCTCGTCGAGTTGATCGAACGCATTCAATCCCACGGATGCGTCGTCAAGGATCTGGATCTAGGCCTGCTCGATTTTCCGGCATTGCGCGGGGGTCAGCTCGTTCATCTTTGTTGGAAGATGGACGAGATCGAGATCGGATTCTGGCACGGCATCGACGAAGGCTTTTCCGCCCGCAAATCGATTTCTCGCCGCCGCAAGTAA
- the rapZ gene encoding RNase adapter RapZ produces MTPDSASTKQFVIVTGVSGAGKSQAAKCLEDLGFFCVDNLPAGLIPKFAELVDVSRSLRKAALVLDIRGEEIFGDLLDQLQAIKAQGVDYRLIFLDASDEVLVRRFSETRRKHPLADGGRLIDSIIAEREELKSVRDAADLIIDTSSLTLSALKEKLGHAVGSSSHTNPMTVSVVAFGFKHGIPLDADLVFDVRFLPNPNYVPELQPLDGGHPKVIAFLDAVPEAQSFKVELYKFLDFLLPQFIAEGKAHLTIAIGCTGGRHRSVYLANDLVRHLMEKGIQAFVERRDAKV; encoded by the coding sequence GTGACGCCCGATTCCGCATCCACGAAGCAATTTGTCATCGTCACCGGCGTATCCGGCGCGGGCAAGAGCCAGGCCGCAAAATGCCTCGAAGACCTCGGCTTCTTTTGCGTCGACAACCTGCCTGCCGGTCTCATCCCGAAATTTGCCGAATTGGTCGACGTAAGCCGCAGCCTGCGCAAAGCGGCCTTAGTGCTCGACATCCGCGGTGAAGAGATCTTCGGCGATCTGCTCGACCAACTGCAGGCGATCAAAGCACAGGGCGTCGACTACCGGCTGATCTTCCTCGATGCCAGCGACGAAGTGCTCGTGCGCCGGTTCTCGGAGACGCGACGCAAGCATCCTCTCGCGGACGGTGGCCGGCTCATCGACAGCATCATCGCCGAACGCGAGGAGCTCAAGTCCGTCCGCGACGCGGCAGACCTCATCATCGACACGTCATCACTCACGCTCTCGGCGCTCAAGGAGAAGCTCGGACACGCGGTAGGAAGCTCGTCGCACACCAACCCGATGACGGTCTCGGTCGTCGCGTTTGGATTCAAACACGGCATCCCGCTCGATGCGGATCTTGTCTTCGACGTGCGTTTCTTGCCGAACCCGAACTACGTGCCGGAACTGCAGCCGCTCGACGGCGGCCATCCGAAAGTCATCGCGTTCTTGGACGCCGTCCCCGAGGCGCAATCGTTCAAGGTCGAGCTCTATAAGTTCCTCGATTTTCTGCTGCCGCAATTCATCGCCGAGGGCAAGGCGCATCTCACCATCGCGATCGGATGCACGGGCGGCCGTCATCGTTCGGTGTATCTCGCGAACGATCTCGTCAGACATCTGATGGAAAAGGGAATTCAGGCGTTCGTGGAGCGCCGCGATGCCAAAGTCTAG
- a CDS encoding gluconeogenesis factor YvcK family protein: protein MPKSRSSGTLDRLRHWLSPGMHLKRWLTVAAIGGFFFLDGFGRVLDAHFYNFHINQSIDHVILPYVSGPALQWLFMFIGAALVFFGVRQWMRSIVYAVRPEAGARLIETIYEARRLNRGLRIAVVGGGTGLSTVLRGLKSYTSNLSAIVTVTDDGGSSGRLRQELGVLPPGDIRNCLVALADSESMMTDLFQYRFHDGNGLSGHSFGNLFIAAMCGIAGNFDQAIKESSRVLAIKGRVLPATLANVALEAELEDGSIVRGESTISRSTARIKNVRLVPAECQGLPEAIEAIESADAVILGPGSLYTSVMPNLLVHGIAEAIVRSRGVKVYICNIMTQPGETDGMSASEHVRALVSTTHLRLMDYALVNVEQPHRLLRVYEKTRAFAVAPDFDAIASLGVTPVPGKFLSETEFLRHDPGRVGGAIIKLINDVIGASVT from the coding sequence ATGCCAAAGTCTAGGTCCAGCGGCACACTCGACCGCCTCCGCCATTGGCTGTCGCCCGGGATGCATCTGAAACGATGGCTGACGGTGGCGGCGATCGGCGGCTTTTTCTTCCTCGACGGCTTCGGCAGGGTCCTCGACGCCCATTTCTACAATTTCCATATCAATCAGTCGATCGACCACGTCATCTTGCCGTACGTCTCGGGACCCGCGCTCCAATGGCTGTTCATGTTCATTGGCGCAGCGCTCGTCTTCTTCGGCGTGCGCCAGTGGATGCGCTCGATCGTCTACGCCGTTCGGCCGGAGGCCGGAGCCCGTCTGATCGAGACGATCTACGAAGCTCGCCGGTTGAACCGCGGACTTCGAATCGCGGTCGTTGGTGGCGGCACGGGCCTGTCCACGGTGCTGCGCGGTCTGAAGTCGTATACGTCGAACCTTTCGGCGATCGTGACCGTCACCGACGACGGCGGTTCGAGCGGCAGGCTTCGGCAGGAGCTGGGCGTGCTGCCGCCGGGCGACATCCGCAATTGTCTCGTCGCGCTCGCCGACAGCGAGTCGATGATGACGGATCTGTTCCAGTACCGCTTCCACGACGGCAATGGGCTCTCCGGGCACTCGTTCGGCAATCTCTTCATCGCGGCCATGTGCGGGATCGCCGGCAATTTCGACCAGGCCATAAAAGAGAGCAGCCGCGTGCTCGCGATCAAGGGCCGCGTGTTGCCCGCAACGCTCGCCAACGTCGCGCTGGAAGCGGAGCTCGAAGACGGATCAATAGTGCGCGGCGAATCCACGATCTCGCGCTCGACGGCGCGCATCAAGAACGTGCGTCTCGTTCCGGCGGAATGCCAAGGGCTTCCCGAAGCGATCGAAGCGATCGAGTCTGCGGATGCGGTCATCCTCGGACCAGGCAGCCTATATACGAGCGTGATGCCGAACCTTCTCGTCCACGGAATCGCCGAGGCGATCGTCCGGTCGCGCGGAGTCAAGGTCTACATCTGCAACATCATGACGCAGCCTGGGGAAACCGACGGCATGTCGGCGAGCGAGCACGTGCGCGCGCTCGTGAGCACGACCCATCTCCGGCTCATGGATTACGCCTTGGTCAATGTCGAGCAACCGCACAGGCTCCTGCGCGTGTACGAGAAAACGCGCGCGTTCGCCGTCGCACCGGATTTCGATGCGATCGCGTCGCTCGGCGTCACGCCCGTGCCCGGCAAGTTCTTGTCCGAAACAGAATTCTTGCGCCACGATCCGGGGCGCGTCGGGGGCGCGATCATCAAGCTGATCAACGATGTGATCGGCGCGTCGGTCACCTAA
- a CDS encoding glycerate kinase, which produces MRIVVAPDKFKGSMTARAAGEAMARGLKRAFTAAQIDVVPVADGGDGTADVLVDALGGKLETLDVRGPDGTIVSATFGLLPGDRAVIELARASGLALIAFGKNDPLAASTYGTGQLIAAAIDAGAKHVILGIGGSATNDGAAGALTALGAIFSDATGRPLPPGGAALAELAEVDAAPLASRLRGISIDIACDVANPLCGDNGASAIYGPQKGAGPSDVRSLDSALAHYADVVERSIGARVRDVPGAGAAGGAGFGFMALAGARLRPGADLVLEALAFERRLEGADLIVTGEGRLDRQTLAGKAPYAVTQAGRRRGVPVVAIVGSLGCTAEVFEELGLTSAISIITEPMTLEEAKLRAVPLTEDAAERLGRAIALEFGRPSI; this is translated from the coding sequence GTGCGCATCGTCGTCGCCCCGGACAAGTTCAAAGGTTCGATGACCGCTCGCGCCGCGGGCGAAGCCATGGCTCGCGGTTTGAAGCGCGCGTTCACGGCAGCGCAGATCGACGTCGTGCCTGTCGCTGACGGCGGAGACGGTACGGCCGATGTGTTGGTGGATGCGCTCGGCGGCAAGCTTGAGACGCTCGACGTCCGGGGCCCGGATGGAACGATCGTCAGCGCGACGTTCGGTTTGCTTCCCGGGGATAGGGCCGTGATCGAACTTGCGCGAGCGAGTGGTCTTGCGCTCATCGCCTTTGGAAAAAACGATCCGCTCGCCGCGTCCACCTATGGAACGGGCCAGCTTATCGCTGCCGCGATCGATGCCGGCGCGAAGCACGTCATTTTAGGAATCGGCGGATCGGCGACCAACGACGGCGCAGCAGGGGCGCTTACCGCGCTTGGAGCGATCTTTTCCGATGCTACGGGCAGGCCGCTGCCGCCGGGGGGCGCGGCGCTTGCCGAGTTGGCTGAGGTCGACGCCGCACCGTTGGCTTCCCGCCTCCGTGGGATTTCAATCGACATCGCCTGTGATGTCGCTAACCCGTTGTGTGGCGACAACGGCGCGTCCGCCATTTACGGACCGCAAAAGGGCGCCGGTCCGAGCGACGTGCGCAGCCTGGACAGCGCGCTCGCGCACTACGCAGACGTCGTCGAGCGCTCGATCGGAGCGCGCGTCCGAGACGTTCCGGGTGCAGGCGCCGCGGGTGGGGCCGGCTTTGGTTTCATGGCGTTGGCAGGTGCGAGACTGCGCCCGGGCGCGGATCTTGTCTTGGAAGCGCTTGCATTTGAACGGCGGCTCGAAGGGGCGGACCTCATCGTGACGGGCGAAGGACGTCTGGACCGTCAGACGCTCGCCGGAAAGGCGCCCTACGCCGTGACGCAGGCGGGCCGCCGCCGCGGCGTGCCCGTCGTCGCCATCGTCGGATCGCTTGGCTGCACCGCGGAGGTTTTCGAAGAGCTCGGCCTCACTTCCGCGATCAGCATCATCACCGAGCCGATGACGCTCGAGGAGGCGAAACTGCGGGCCGTGCCGCTGACCGAAGATGCGGCGGAAAGGCTTGGCCGAGCGATCGCGCTCGAGTTCGGCCGCCCTTCGATTTAG
- a CDS encoding D-glycerate dehydrogenase — MAKPEVFVSRVIPDVGLELLRAHFDVDVWPHDRAPTRDELIASCKGKDALVCLVTEKVDGSVLAEMPSVKIIANVAVGFDNLDVQAATAAGVVMSNTPGVLDDTTADLAFALLMAAARRLGEAERVMRSGTWDGWGIMQLMGQDIHHATLGIVGFGRIGRGVARRAAGFGMQIIYTDAQPVPPEVAAELHARFVSMDELLAMADFVTLHVPLMPSTHHLINAAALAKMKKTAVLVNTSRGPVVEEAALAEALRTGVIAAAGLDVYEHEPSISPALAALENVVLLPHIGSASVATRGKMAEIAARNVIAFFAGEAPPTALNPEVLGRAAKA; from the coding sequence ATGGCAAAGCCGGAGGTCTTCGTCAGCCGCGTCATTCCCGACGTCGGACTCGAGTTATTGCGCGCACATTTCGATGTAGACGTGTGGCCGCACGACCGGGCGCCGACGCGCGATGAGCTGATCGCGTCGTGCAAAGGTAAGGACGCGCTGGTCTGCCTCGTCACCGAAAAAGTGGACGGCTCGGTTCTGGCCGAGATGCCGTCGGTGAAGATCATCGCCAATGTGGCGGTCGGATTCGATAACCTCGATGTGCAAGCCGCCACCGCCGCAGGGGTCGTCATGTCCAACACGCCTGGTGTGCTCGACGATACGACAGCGGATCTCGCCTTCGCGTTGCTGATGGCGGCGGCTCGCAGGCTGGGCGAAGCCGAGCGCGTCATGCGCAGCGGCACATGGGATGGATGGGGCATCATGCAGCTCATGGGCCAAGACATCCATCACGCCACGTTGGGCATCGTGGGCTTCGGGCGGATCGGACGAGGCGTCGCGCGCCGGGCCGCGGGTTTTGGCATGCAGATCATATACACCGACGCACAACCCGTGCCGCCTGAGGTCGCGGCGGAGCTGCATGCCCGGTTTGTGAGCATGGACGAGCTCCTCGCGATGGCGGATTTCGTAACCCTGCACGTGCCGTTGATGCCGAGCACCCACCACCTCATCAATGCAGCCGCCCTTGCAAAGATGAAGAAGACCGCGGTGCTCGTGAACACGTCACGAGGTCCGGTGGTCGAAGAAGCGGCCCTCGCCGAGGCCTTACGCACTGGCGTCATCGCTGCCGCCGGTCTCGATGTCTACGAGCACGAACCTTCAATATCGCCGGCGCTCGCGGCCCTCGAAAACGTCGTGCTCCTGCCGCACATCGGCAGCGCGAGCGTCGCGACGCGCGGTAAGATGGCCGAGATCGCGGCGCGCAACGTCATCGCATTTTTCGCGGGTGAGGCGCCGCCCACCGCGCTCAATCCCGAGGTGCTGGGCCGCGCTGCGAAGGCGTAG